A genomic segment from Ignavibacteriales bacterium encodes:
- a CDS encoding HAMP domain-containing histidine kinase: MKKIGLILLIIIILPIAFLLVNELGKLNENEQVLEQIYNNQLQAILFSVNQYSEDIVRTTVNTIIDNIELTSDKSYEDKQFKSLINDSRKFEILFIVDSLGSSNVRFYFHQNEIQPNIDSLKIYYKTVLVLNEVLVNRLYTYREQDYRKIEPIILPNSNNQSLLIFASGINNSKRIYGVVINPQDFITQNLSSRLQEVAKDEFVISVINPITNFQYNSTKDFNNRSLQAQKALWIFPNYNLGISLVGQSIQDLVKERAMNNLILIGILLLVLIAAVWFVYRSVKKELEFAQAKADFVSNVSHELRTPLALISMFAETLEMDRVKTEDKKKEYYSIISHESNRLGKIVNTILNFSKMEAGKRKFILAEEDLNEIVIHVYQNYSYHLYNKGFEFEYEPGIDIPKVSIDREAVSEAIVNLIDNAVKYSNETKFIKMIIGNENGYVFIEIIDKGIGISEEDQKKVFDKFYRVSSGLVHTTKGTGLGLSLVKQLMDAHKGKVVLKSIIGEGSSFKLLFPKNSQLNIGEKNA; encoded by the coding sequence ATGAAAAAAATAGGCTTAATACTTTTAATAATTATCATTCTGCCTATAGCATTCCTTTTGGTAAATGAACTCGGCAAGTTAAATGAGAACGAACAGGTCCTTGAGCAAATCTACAACAATCAACTTCAAGCAATTTTATTTTCTGTAAATCAATATTCTGAAGATATAGTTCGCACAACTGTAAACACTATAATTGATAATATTGAATTAACTTCCGACAAATCCTATGAGGATAAACAATTTAAATCTCTAATTAACGACAGCAGAAAGTTTGAAATTTTATTTATTGTTGATAGTCTTGGTTCGAGCAATGTTCGATTTTATTTTCATCAAAATGAAATCCAGCCAAATATTGATTCTCTAAAAATTTATTACAAAACTGTACTTGTGTTGAATGAAGTTTTAGTTAACAGACTTTATACTTATCGTGAACAAGATTACAGGAAAATTGAACCGATTATTTTACCCAATTCTAATAACCAATCGCTATTGATTTTTGCAAGTGGAATAAATAATTCTAAACGGATTTATGGTGTAGTTATTAATCCACAAGATTTTATAACCCAAAATCTTTCATCCAGATTACAAGAAGTTGCAAAAGATGAATTTGTAATTTCAGTTATCAACCCTATAACAAATTTTCAATATAATTCTACAAAAGATTTTAATAATCGATCACTGCAAGCACAAAAAGCATTATGGATTTTCCCAAACTATAACTTAGGGATTTCTTTAGTTGGGCAATCCATTCAAGACCTTGTTAAAGAACGTGCAATGAATAATTTAATTTTAATTGGAATCTTACTTTTAGTATTAATTGCTGCTGTGTGGTTTGTTTATCGTTCCGTAAAAAAGGAACTAGAATTTGCACAGGCTAAAGCAGATTTTGTTTCAAATGTATCACACGAACTCCGAACGCCACTTGCATTAATAAGTATGTTTGCAGAAACTCTTGAAATGGATCGTGTAAAAACTGAAGACAAGAAAAAAGAATACTATTCAATTATCAGTCACGAATCTAATCGCCTTGGAAAGATTGTTAACACGATTTTAAATTTTTCTAAAATGGAAGCGGGCAAACGCAAATTTATTCTTGCTGAAGAAGATTTAAACGAAATTGTAATTCATGTTTATCAAAATTATAGTTATCATCTTTACAATAAAGGATTTGAATTTGAATATGAACCTGGAATTGATATTCCAAAAGTTTCGATTGATCGTGAAGCAGTTTCTGAAGCTATTGTAAACTTAATTGACAATGCGGTTAAGTATAGTAATGAAACTAAGTTTATTAAAATGATTATTGGAAATGAAAACGGTTATGTTTTTATTGAAATAATTGATAAAGGAATTGGAATATCTGAAGAAGATCAGAAAAAAGTTTTTGATAAATTTTATCGAGTTTCATCCGGGTTAGTTCACACCACTAAAGGTACGGGATTGGGGCTCTCACTTGTAAAGCAACTTATGGATGCACACAAAGGTAAAGTAGTTTTAAAAAGTATAATAGGTGAGGGAAGTAGCTTTAAATTGTTGTTTCCAAAAAATTCTCAATTAAATATTGGAGAAAAAAATGCCTAA
- a CDS encoding glucose-6-phosphate isomerase has product MSFNYSVGKHSKSIDEAIKKLNNENVIDRIWEKDFTVWSNDPTEISNRLGWLYSVDVTSKSLNEINDFVDEVRNAGYTHALLMGMGGSSLAPEVFKLTFGIEDGYLDLAVLDSTHPEVVMNYAKKFNPATTLYIVSTKSGGTVETFSFMKFFYNYVSHILGKENGGVHFVAITDPGSGLQKIAEELKFRKIFFNDPNIGGRFSALSLFGIVPAALIGVDVEKILSIAKDETINCKKSGKDISENIAAIAGTIIGTLGQRGIDKLTYIISPKFLFIGAWIEQLIAESTGKVGKGILPIDLESIESPEFYSDDRLFVYLKLKNDDTYNEKIEKLKSAGFPILEFELESIYDLGKQFFLWEFATVVAGWLMQIQPYDQPNVEQAKVVARKMMTEYQEKGKLPELIPAIEEKGTKVYGNIKVKSIEEVLQSFLTDCRGGKNYVSIQAYLTPNDEITKALQKLRTSIQKKYKVATTLGFGPRFLHSTGQLHKGDAGNGYFIQFTSSIEEDLPIPENPREEKTSITFGILIKAQVLGDRQALLDNKRKVITIDLGGEVINSLNFLKL; this is encoded by the coding sequence ATGTCATTTAATTATTCAGTAGGTAAACATTCTAAATCGATTGATGAGGCAATAAAAAAACTAAATAATGAAAATGTTATTGATAGAATTTGGGAAAAAGATTTTACTGTTTGGAGTAATGATCCAACTGAAATTTCAAACAGGTTAGGCTGGCTTTATAGTGTTGATGTGACAAGTAAATCTTTAAATGAAATAAATGATTTTGTTGATGAAGTTAGAAATGCGGGATACACACATGCATTATTAATGGGAATGGGGGGCTCATCATTGGCTCCTGAAGTTTTTAAATTAACATTTGGAATCGAGGACGGATATTTAGATTTAGCTGTGCTTGATTCAACTCATCCGGAAGTTGTGATGAACTATGCGAAGAAATTTAACCCCGCAACAACCTTGTACATTGTTTCAACAAAATCAGGTGGCACTGTTGAAACATTTTCTTTTATGAAATTCTTTTATAATTATGTTTCACATATCTTAGGTAAAGAAAATGGAGGAGTACATTTTGTTGCAATTACGGATCCCGGTAGCGGATTGCAGAAAATTGCAGAAGAATTAAAGTTTAGAAAAATATTCTTTAATGATCCAAATATTGGTGGAAGATTTTCGGCACTTTCACTATTTGGGATTGTTCCTGCAGCTTTGATTGGAGTTGATGTTGAAAAGATTTTATCAATTGCAAAAGATGAAACAATTAATTGTAAAAAATCCGGCAAGGATATTTCAGAAAATATTGCTGCAATTGCAGGAACAATAATTGGAACTTTAGGACAAAGGGGGATTGATAAACTAACATACATTATATCACCAAAATTTTTATTTATCGGTGCATGGATAGAACAGTTAATTGCAGAAAGTACTGGAAAAGTTGGAAAAGGAATTTTACCTATTGATTTAGAATCGATTGAATCTCCGGAGTTTTATTCTGATGATAGATTATTTGTTTATCTAAAATTAAAAAACGATGATACTTATAATGAAAAAATTGAAAAATTAAAATCTGCTGGATTTCCAATCCTTGAGTTTGAACTTGAATCGATCTATGATTTAGGTAAACAATTTTTTCTTTGGGAATTTGCAACTGTGGTTGCTGGATGGCTAATGCAGATCCAACCTTACGATCAGCCAAATGTTGAGCAAGCCAAAGTTGTTGCGAGAAAAATGATGACTGAATATCAGGAGAAAGGAAAGCTACCGGAGTTAATCCCAGCAATAGAAGAAAAGGGAACAAAGGTTTATGGAAATATAAAGGTTAAGTCAATTGAAGAAGTTTTACAATCTTTTCTGACTGATTGTAGGGGCGGAAAAAATTACGTTTCTATCCAGGCATATCTAACCCCAAATGATGAGATAACAAAAGCACTGCAAAAACTTAGAACATCAATTCAGAAAAAATATAAAGTTGCAACCACACTTGGTTTTGGTCCAAGATTTCTTCATTCAACAGGGCAACTACATAAGGGCGATGCTGGTAACGGATACTTCATTCAATTTACATCAAGTATTGAAGAAGATTTACCAATCCCTGAAAATCCCAGGGAAGAAAAAACATCAATCACTTTTGGGATTTTAATTAAAGCGCAAGTGTTAGGTGATAGACAAGCATTGCTGGATAACAAGAGAAAAGTAATTACAATCGATTTAGGGGGTGAAGTTATAAATTCGTTGAATTTTTTGAAGTTATAA
- a CDS encoding VOC family protein, translated as MEDKQKPEIGSITWCDLTVSNAEEVKDFYSKVVGWQAEGLSMGDYEDFTMIAPESGKVAAGVCHAKGSNAKLPPQWLLYITVEDVDKSAESCVQLGGKIIIEPKNMAGYGRYCVIQDPAGAVCALFKPE; from the coding sequence ATGGAAGACAAACAAAAACCAGAAATTGGTTCAATAACATGGTGTGATTTAACTGTTTCAAATGCAGAAGAGGTCAAGGATTTTTATTCAAAAGTTGTTGGGTGGCAGGCTGAAGGTTTATCTATGGGCGATTATGAGGATTTTACAATGATAGCGCCCGAAAGTGGTAAAGTTGCTGCTGGCGTTTGTCATGCAAAAGGATCAAATGCTAAACTACCACCGCAATGGTTACTGTACATTACTGTTGAGGATGTTGATAAAAGTGCTGAGTCTTGCGTTCAACTTGGTGGAAAAATTATTATCGAGCCAAAAAATATGGCCGGCTACGGAAGATATTGTGTGATTCAAGATCCTGCGGGTGCTGTTTGTGCTTTGTTTAAACCGGAGTAG
- a CDS encoding response regulator transcription factor yields MPKILVVDDEQNMQTGLKDNLEFEGYDVDTANDGKEGLKKIIDNNYNLIILDVMMPKKSGFDVCKEARQAGITTPVILLTAKGEEIDKVVGLEIGADDYVTKPFSLRELLARVKAVLRRSESLVMNDTEREIEIGKLEINFSGYKATSKNKDVQMSHKEFEILHYLWKHRNSTVSRDDLLTEIWGYDENPTTRTVDNFILKLRQKIEVDSNHPQVILTVHGIGYKLVL; encoded by the coding sequence ATGCCTAAGATTTTAGTTGTTGATGATGAACAGAATATGCAAACGGGATTAAAAGATAATCTTGAATTTGAGGGCTATGATGTGGATACAGCAAACGATGGTAAAGAAGGATTAAAAAAAATTATTGATAACAATTATAACCTTATTATTCTTGATGTGATGATGCCGAAAAAATCGGGATTTGATGTTTGCAAAGAGGCTCGTCAAGCCGGAATTACCACTCCAGTTATTTTACTTACTGCCAAGGGCGAAGAAATTGATAAAGTTGTTGGATTGGAAATCGGAGCAGATGATTATGTTACAAAACCATTTAGTTTGCGGGAATTATTAGCTAGAGTAAAAGCAGTTTTACGAAGAAGCGAAAGTCTTGTAATGAACGATACTGAACGCGAAATAGAAATCGGTAAGTTGGAAATAAATTTTAGTGGATACAAAGCAACATCAAAAAATAAAGATGTGCAAATGTCTCATAAAGAATTTGAAATTCTACATTACTTATGGAAGCATCGTAATTCAACAGTCAGTCGTGATGATTTATTAACTGAAATTTGGGGCTATGATGAAAATCCAACAACTCGCACAGTTGATAATTTTATTTTAAAACTTAGACAAAAAATTGAAGTGGATTCAAATCATCCGCAGGTAATTTTAACAGTTCATGGTATAGGGTATAAGCTAGTTTTATAA
- a CDS encoding beta galactosidase jelly roll domain-containing protein, whose amino-acid sequence MKNINFYKIIILLLLTVIATGCFEDKSVPLPPKKMNTEKLILDLSGSWKFSLGDKQQWKEKSFDDKYWEKINVPSSWENQGFHGYDGYAWYRKSFKLPMENQSKDLYLVLGFIDDVDQTFINGNLIGVSGGFPNSYRTAYNAYRKYFIPKEILSDDSENVIAVRVYDDELEGGIMSGKIGIYTNENGFEPDINLSGIWDFKTDDDSTFLNIYNEKSSTMKLMVPAHWDIQGFENYDGFAWYKKSFYLPKDFDGQSMILLLGKIDDIDQTYVNGILVGSTGLWNFKNVPTDFNSNFEWSQERVYSVPQKLLKFGETNTISVRVYDGFQDGGIYEGPIGLITQTNYKKYFSKK is encoded by the coding sequence ATGAAAAACATTAATTTTTATAAAATAATTATTCTTTTATTACTCACAGTAATTGCAACTGGTTGTTTTGAAGATAAAAGCGTACCATTACCCCCGAAAAAAATGAATACGGAAAAATTAATTCTTGATTTATCTGGTAGCTGGAAATTTAGCCTTGGCGATAAACAACAGTGGAAAGAAAAGTCTTTTGATGATAAATATTGGGAAAAGATAAACGTCCCATCGTCATGGGAAAACCAAGGTTTTCATGGATATGATGGTTATGCATGGTATAGAAAATCGTTTAAATTACCGATGGAAAATCAAAGCAAGGATCTTTATTTAGTTTTAGGTTTTATCGATGATGTTGATCAAACTTTTATAAATGGAAATTTAATTGGAGTATCAGGGGGATTTCCAAACAGCTACAGAACAGCCTACAATGCGTATAGAAAGTATTTTATCCCAAAAGAAATTTTGAGTGATGATAGTGAAAATGTTATTGCCGTTAGAGTTTATGATGATGAACTTGAAGGGGGAATTATGAGCGGCAAAATAGGAATCTATACGAATGAAAATGGATTTGAACCAGATATTAACTTAAGTGGCATTTGGGATTTTAAAACTGATGATGATTCAACTTTTTTGAATATCTATAATGAAAAATCCAGTACCATGAAACTAATGGTTCCTGCACATTGGGATATTCAAGGTTTTGAAAATTATGATGGTTTTGCATGGTACAAAAAATCATTTTATCTGCCAAAAGATTTTGATGGCCAGAGTATGATTTTACTTCTTGGAAAGATTGATGATATCGATCAAACTTATGTAAATGGAATTCTTGTAGGTTCAACTGGTTTATGGAATTTTAAAAATGTTCCAACAGATTTTAACAGTAATTTCGAATGGTCACAAGAACGAGTTTACTCAGTACCACAAAAACTTTTGAAGTTTGGTGAAACAAATACAATTTCAGTCCGAGTTTATGATGGATTTCAGGATGGTGGAATTTATGAAGGACCAATTGGATTGATTACACAAACGAACTATAAAAAATATTTTAGTAAAAAATAA
- a CDS encoding AMP-binding protein, whose product MFLKNYNKTAMILKDQKIDYNELIQNVNSFATLLPSVNLSKVAIFSENRFEWIYAFYSVWMKKAVAVPIDFMSSAEDVTFILNDCKPEVIFYSNTTKEVCEKSIAKLNYKIETINLDEIKIKSANASVTFSDPNTNETAVIIYTSGTTGSPKGVMLSYDNLLVNIEAVTTDVQIFKTEDRVMILLPLHHIFPLVGTMIAPLSVGGTVVFSPSMASEDIMATLQHGITIIIGVPRLYNLIRKGIKDKINKSGIAKLLFKLAEKKNSLSFSRKIFGSVQRKFGGKVKYMVCGGAAFDKEVCKDYLTLGFEVLEGFGMTECAPMITFTRPGKVLPGSAGQPLKTNEVKVIDGEIVNRGRNVMQGYYNRPEETAAILKDGWLYTGDLGHLDDDNRIFITGRKKEIIILSNGKNINPEEIENKILSYSDVITEIGVFEKSDMLHAVIYPDYQKAKTLGIENVEEMLKWDVIDKYNQTVTPYKKVMKFSLVKEPLPRTRLLKLKRFLLPKLETISKEKLESITEPTFQEYILLKDFLQQQKDITVHPSDHIEIDLGLDSLDKVNLGVYLESNFGIKLSEAELVAFPNIIKIAENIRDKKTKLSVEAIDWGQIFKEQLDLDLPKSWFTHNFMKNSAKVFLKLYFRLKGEGLENIPNGPFILAPNHQSFFDGLFVAVFLKNKLMKQTYFYAKEKHVKNKILKFAAAKNNVIVMDLTDLKTSLQKMAEVLKRGKNIIIFPEGTRTQSGKIGDFKKTFAILSRELNVPIVPVAINGAFDALPRGTHFPKPWKKINVKFLKPIMPENHSYDSLTDAVQTKVTENLK is encoded by the coding sequence TTGTTTTTAAAAAATTATAATAAAACCGCTATGATCCTTAAGGATCAAAAAATTGATTACAATGAGTTGATACAAAATGTAAATTCATTTGCAACACTGCTGCCATCTGTAAATCTTTCTAAAGTTGCAATCTTTTCTGAAAATAGATTTGAATGGATTTATGCTTTTTATTCTGTTTGGATGAAAAAAGCGGTTGCGGTACCAATTGATTTTATGTCATCGGCTGAAGATGTTACATTTATTCTAAATGATTGTAAACCGGAAGTGATTTTCTACTCTAATACAACAAAAGAAGTTTGTGAAAAATCAATTGCAAAGTTGAATTATAAAATAGAGACGATAAATCTTGATGAAATAAAAATAAAATCAGCAAATGCTAGCGTAACATTCTCAGACCCGAATACAAATGAAACTGCTGTAATAATTTACACATCGGGAACAACAGGTTCGCCTAAAGGAGTTATGCTTTCTTATGATAATCTTCTTGTAAACATAGAAGCTGTAACAACTGATGTGCAGATATTTAAGACTGAAGATCGTGTTATGATATTACTTCCGCTGCATCATATATTCCCATTGGTTGGAACAATGATTGCCCCATTGAGCGTTGGCGGTACAGTTGTTTTCTCACCATCAATGGCTTCTGAAGATATTATGGCAACTTTGCAACACGGAATTACTATTATCATTGGTGTGCCCAGATTGTATAATCTTATAAGAAAAGGTATAAAAGATAAAATAAATAAAAGCGGTATTGCAAAACTTCTTTTCAAACTTGCAGAAAAGAAAAATTCATTAAGCTTTTCAAGAAAAATTTTTGGATCCGTACAAAGAAAATTTGGCGGTAAAGTAAAATATATGGTTTGTGGAGGCGCAGCTTTTGATAAAGAAGTATGTAAAGATTATTTAACACTTGGATTTGAAGTGCTTGAAGGTTTTGGAATGACTGAGTGTGCCCCGATGATTACTTTTACTCGCCCTGGTAAAGTGTTACCCGGTTCTGCTGGACAACCATTAAAAACTAATGAAGTAAAAGTTATTGATGGTGAAATAGTTAATCGTGGCAGAAATGTAATGCAAGGATATTACAATCGGCCCGAAGAAACTGCAGCAATTTTAAAAGATGGCTGGCTTTACACTGGTGATTTAGGGCATCTTGATGATGATAACAGAATTTTTATTACCGGAAGAAAAAAAGAAATAATTATTTTATCGAACGGTAAAAATATAAATCCAGAAGAGATTGAAAATAAAATATTGAGTTATTCAGATGTTATAACCGAAATTGGAGTGTTTGAAAAATCAGATATGCTGCACGCAGTAATTTATCCGGACTATCAAAAAGCAAAGACTCTTGGAATTGAAAATGTTGAAGAAATGTTAAAGTGGGATGTAATTGATAAGTACAACCAAACTGTAACGCCTTATAAAAAAGTAATGAAATTTAGTTTAGTAAAAGAACCATTGCCACGTACCAGATTGTTAAAACTAAAAAGATTTTTATTGCCCAAACTTGAAACAATTTCTAAGGAAAAATTGGAGTCAATAACTGAACCAACGTTTCAGGAATACATATTGCTAAAAGATTTTTTACAACAGCAAAAAGATATTACTGTTCATCCATCTGATCATATTGAAATTGATTTAGGACTAGATTCATTAGATAAAGTAAATCTTGGTGTTTATTTAGAATCTAATTTTGGGATTAAACTTTCAGAAGCTGAATTAGTTGCATTCCCAAACATTATCAAAATTGCAGAAAATATTCGCGATAAAAAAACAAAGCTTAGTGTTGAGGCAATAGATTGGGGTCAAATATTTAAAGAACAGCTGGATCTTGATTTACCTAAAAGCTGGTTCACGCATAATTTTATGAAAAACAGTGCAAAGGTTTTTCTAAAACTTTATTTCAGATTGAAAGGCGAAGGATTAGAAAATATTCCGAATGGTCCGTTTATACTAGCGCCAAATCATCAAAGTTTTTTTGATGGATTATTTGTTGCAGTGTTTCTAAAAAATAAATTGATGAAGCAGACATATTTTTATGCTAAGGAAAAACATGTAAAGAATAAAATATTGAAATTTGCGGCCGCAAAAAATAATGTAATTGTAATGGATTTAACTGATCTGAAAACATCATTGCAAAAAATGGCTGAAGTTTTAAAACGTGGAAAAAATATTATCATCTTTCCAGAAGGAACAAGAACTCAATCAGGTAAAATTGGTGATTTCAAAAAGACGTTTGCTATTCTTAGCCGTGAGTTAAATGTGCCAATTGTTCCGGTGGCTATAAATGGAGCTTTTGATGCACTCCCACGCGGCACACATTTTCCTAAACCTTGGAAAAAAATAAATGTAAAGTTTTTAAAACCAATTATGCCTGAAAATCATTCTTATGATTCGCTAACAGATGCTGTGCAAACAAAAGTTACGGAAAATCTAAAATAA
- a CDS encoding phosphatase PAP2 family protein, with protein MKKRSNKTIAYYFILIWILAAFLLESTDLLISITLYNPHSGWAIFLEKYGELPGIFVILMGVHIYIVTLRTSSNIKTILFTGFLLTIGSLLSVYILWALSYGFSNQTDFFNNYPQYFFLCAVTSNILLSLLFRKRHNFSKKAILFSRISFKMFFYGYVLFVQPIKILWGRIRFRDLVDYYSNFTPWYLPQGITGNQSFPSGHASMGFMMLALFVFFADKAFYKRIILKGIIISWALAVCASRVVIGAHFTSDVLFGAFAMIISYLFLINNANKTLKSEI; from the coding sequence TTGAAGAAGAGATCAAACAAAACTATAGCTTATTATTTTATTCTGATTTGGATATTAGCGGCATTCCTTTTAGAATCAACCGATTTATTAATATCAATAACTTTATATAATCCACATTCAGGATGGGCAATATTTCTTGAGAAGTATGGTGAGTTGCCGGGTATTTTTGTGATTCTTATGGGGGTACATATTTATATTGTAACACTTCGTACGTCATCAAACATAAAGACTATTTTATTTACTGGGTTTTTATTAACAATTGGGTCGCTGCTTTCTGTCTATATTCTTTGGGCTTTATCCTATGGATTTTCAAACCAGACAGATTTTTTTAATAACTATCCTCAATATTTTTTTCTTTGTGCAGTTACATCAAATATTTTGCTTTCATTACTGTTTAGAAAAAGACATAACTTTTCCAAAAAAGCAATTTTGTTTTCACGCATATCATTTAAAATGTTTTTCTATGGATATGTTCTTTTTGTTCAGCCAATAAAAATACTTTGGGGAAGAATTCGTTTTAGAGATTTGGTAGATTATTATTCAAATTTTACACCCTGGTATTTGCCGCAAGGGATTACAGGAAACCAATCATTTCCTTCCGGACATGCTTCAATGGGCTTTATGATGTTAGCGCTATTCGTTTTTTTTGCAGATAAAGCTTTTTACAAAAGAATAATTTTAAAGGGAATAATTATTAGCTGGGCTTTAGCAGTTTGCGCAAGCCGAGTTGTAATTGGAGCTCATTTTACTTCAGATGTTTTGTTTGGAGCTTTTGCAATGATTATTTCTTATCTATTCTTAATAAACAACGCTAACAAAACTTTAAAATCAGAAATTTAA
- a CDS encoding HEAT repeat domain-containing protein, whose product MKTTLFHNSEKLYFGLAAILFILLVTDTFGQNQKISDLSKHKYALQNLVIGIHSENEGVRESSIYLAGQYRFIDTENALIEQLKVEKDSDIKVLIGLALFRMNSEKGMNELQMLTKKDSNPRVRRMSQAICNEYLVKYTNRTADVQR is encoded by the coding sequence ATGAAAACAACATTATTCCACAACTCAGAGAAGTTATATTTCGGATTGGCTGCAATACTTTTCATTCTTCTGGTTACAGATACTTTTGGTCAAAATCAGAAAATTTCTGATTTATCAAAACACAAATATGCTTTGCAAAATCTGGTTATAGGAATACACTCCGAAAATGAAGGGGTAAGAGAAAGTTCAATCTACCTTGCAGGTCAATACAGATTCATTGATACAGAAAATGCTTTAATCGAACAACTTAAAGTCGAAAAAGATTCTGATATAAAAGTTTTAATCGGTTTAGCACTTTTTAGAATGAATAGCGAAAAAGGCATGAATGAATTGCAAATGCTCACAAAGAAAGATTCAAATCCGAGAGTAAGGAGAATGAGTCAGGCAATTTGTAACGAATATCTTGTTAAGTATACAAACAGAACAGCCGATGTTCAGAGATGA
- a CDS encoding dipeptidase, which yields MNKIIVAVLYISLSSISFSQTDFQITDSTLYKKALELSKSFLMVDTHIDLPDWLYDEWFDVTSESNKGEIDYPRARKGGLDVAFMSIYTSPSLEGTGKSKIKADSMMSLVHRMVKEWPTIFYFLRSVSEIDQQNNKNKILLTMGMENGSPIENNLNNVKEFYDQGVRYITLAHYKWNHICDSANDPERKWNGLSPFGKEVVKEMNRLGMMVDISHVSDSTFYDVIKLSKAPVIASHSCCRFFTPGYERNMSDEMIKILAKNGGVIQLAFASFFLRDDIYLQYTKGDEHIKSYLKENNIKSGTEAAWKYEENYWKENPLASATVKDVANHIDHIKNLVGVDYIGIGSDFNGTGGLLPVGLDDASKYPNLVYELLVRDYSDEDIQKILGGNLLRVWKQVENVAARSN from the coding sequence ATGAATAAAATAATTGTGGCTGTCTTATATATTTCTCTTTCCTCAATTTCATTTTCGCAAACAGATTTTCAAATAACTGATTCTACACTTTATAAAAAAGCTTTAGAATTAAGTAAATCATTTTTAATGGTTGATACACACATAGATTTACCCGATTGGCTTTACGATGAATGGTTTGATGTTACTTCAGAATCAAACAAAGGAGAAATTGATTATCCACGCGCTCGTAAAGGCGGACTTGATGTTGCGTTTATGTCTATTTACACATCACCAAGTTTGGAAGGCACCGGTAAATCAAAAATAAAAGCTGATTCAATGATGAGCCTTGTTCACAGGATGGTTAAAGAATGGCCCACTATATTCTACTTTCTAAGATCAGTTTCCGAAATAGATCAACAGAACAATAAAAATAAAATTTTGTTAACAATGGGAATGGAAAATGGTTCGCCGATTGAAAATAATTTAAACAATGTTAAAGAATTTTATGATCAAGGAGTTCGTTACATAACACTTGCACATTATAAATGGAATCACATTTGTGATTCCGCAAATGATCCTGAAAGAAAATGGAATGGTTTAAGTCCTTTTGGTAAAGAAGTTGTAAAAGAAATGAATCGTTTGGGAATGATGGTTGATATTTCGCATGTTAGTGATAGCACTTTTTATGATGTAATAAAATTAAGCAAAGCTCCAGTGATTGCTTCACATTCGTGCTGCAGATTTTTTACCCCAGGTTATGAACGTAATATGAGTGATGAGATGATTAAAATCTTAGCTAAAAATGGAGGTGTCATCCAATTAGCTTTTGCAAGTTTTTTCTTGCGAGATGATATTTATCTTCAATATACCAAGGGTGATGAACATATTAAAAGTTATTTAAAAGAAAATAATATTAAATCCGGAACTGAAGCCGCTTGGAAGTATGAAGAAAATTACTGGAAAGAAAATCCACTTGCATCAGCAACAGTAAAAGATGTTGCTAACCATATCGATCATATAAAAAACTTAGTTGGAGTTGATTATATTGGAATTGGTTCTGACTTTAATGGAACCGGTGGTTTGCTTCCTGTTGGATTAGATGATGCTTCAAAATATCCAAACTTGGTTTATGAACTTTTGGTTCGTGATTATTCCGATGAAGATATACAAAAAATACTCGGTGGAAATTTGTTAAGAGTTTGGAAACAAGTTGAAAATGTTGCTGCGAGAAGTAATTAA